A window from Chloroflexota bacterium encodes these proteins:
- a CDS encoding cobalamin biosynthesis protein CbiE: MPSKSASDHRVLVVGVGDDGPAGLSPAILARVAQAQLMVGGHRHLDLFPEVSAERLAIVGSLDEVITQIDRATVHQRVVVL; the protein is encoded by the coding sequence ATGCCGAGCAAGTCGGCGAGTGACCACCGCGTGCTGGTCGTCGGAGTTGGCGACGACGGGCCGGCCGGCCTGTCACCTGCCATTCTGGCGCGCGTGGCCCAGGCCCAACTGATGGTGGGCGGCCATCGCCACCTGGACCTGTTCCCGGAGGTATCTGCCGAACGCCTCGCCATTGTCGGCAGCCTGGACGAGGTCATCACTCAGATCGACCGCGCGACCGTACACCAGCGCGTGGTGGTCCTGG
- a CDS encoding precorrin-6A synthase (deacetylating), which translates to MRRLLIIGIGAGDPDYVTVQAVKAMQRTDVFFVIDKGAEKESLVALRREILERHVPAGGYRVVEIDEPARDRTATAYRAAVEAWRQERAVRYEAALVANLPDGQCGAILVWGDPALYDSTLAIVEDVVLRGNLALEIDVMPGISSVQALAAKHRVTLNRVGEAIQVTTGRRVRAGLPTEAENVVVMLDAECSFRQVADPGLTIYWGAYIGTADEILVSGPLPDVMDKIERLRSEARARHGWIMDTYLIRRTEP; encoded by the coding sequence ATGAGACGATTGCTCATCATCGGGATCGGCGCGGGCGATCCAGACTACGTCACCGTGCAGGCCGTGAAGGCGATGCAGCGGACCGATGTCTTCTTCGTGATCGACAAAGGCGCGGAGAAAGAGAGTCTCGTGGCGCTCCGACGCGAGATTCTGGAGCGTCACGTCCCAGCCGGAGGGTACAGGGTTGTCGAGATCGACGAGCCGGCCAGAGACCGGACCGCAACAGCGTACCGGGCAGCCGTGGAGGCGTGGCGGCAGGAGCGCGCCGTTCGCTACGAGGCTGCACTCGTTGCCAACCTGCCGGATGGCCAGTGCGGCGCGATCCTGGTCTGGGGCGACCCGGCGCTGTACGACAGCACGCTCGCCATCGTCGAGGATGTCGTCTTGCGCGGCAACCTTGCGTTGGAGATCGATGTCATGCCGGGCATCAGCAGCGTTCAGGCGCTGGCGGCGAAGCACCGGGTAACACTGAATCGGGTTGGCGAGGCCATCCAGGTTACCACCGGCCGCCGCGTGCGGGCCGGGCTTCCCACCGAGGCCGAGAACGTTGTGGTGATGCTTGATGCCGAGTGCTCGTTCCGGCAGGTGGCCGACCCGGGCCTGACGATCTACTGGGGCGCGTACATCGGCACGGCGGACGAGATCCTGGTAAGCGGGCCGCTCCCTGACGTGATGGACAAGATCGAGCGGCTCCGCAGCGAGGCGCGAGCACGCCACGGCTGGATCATGGAT